A portion of the Achromobacter sp. MFA1 R4 genome contains these proteins:
- a CDS encoding DUF2946 family protein yields the protein MRARPSCPPFRLDCAATLARLMLLVLLAARAFVPVGYMPDAQALKQGRLALGFCSAGGGAFPGMSGLAAPSGQAHGHADAHAEVHADGLHGHSGHHDPSQHVGAGQECPFGLIAHQALDLPTAVALAPVLLRGFVQAPRVADSPRPPMPAAGPPLGQRAPPRFTG from the coding sequence ATGCGCGCTCGACCCTCCTGTCCGCCTTTCCGCCTGGACTGCGCCGCCACGCTGGCGCGGCTGATGCTGCTGGTTCTGCTGGCGGCCCGGGCGTTCGTGCCCGTGGGGTATATGCCCGACGCGCAGGCGCTCAAGCAGGGCCGCCTGGCGTTGGGCTTCTGTTCGGCGGGCGGCGGGGCCTTTCCCGGCATGTCCGGTCTGGCCGCGCCGTCCGGGCAGGCTCACGGGCACGCCGACGCCCACGCCGAAGTCCACGCCGACGGGCTCCACGGCCATTCGGGCCACCACGACCCGTCCCAGCACGTCGGCGCCGGGCAGGAATGTCCCTTCGGACTCATCGCGCACCAGGCGCTGGACCTGCCCACCGCCGTCGCGCTGGCGCCCGTGCTACTGCGCGGGTTCGTGCAGGCGCCCCGGGTGGCCGACAGCCCGCGCCCGCCGATGCCGGCCGCCGGCCCGCCGCTGGGCCAGCGCGCCCCCCCTCGATTCACCGGATGA